The window CGACTTCCTCCTGAGCAAGCTCCGCGACAACGGCCTGATCGGCGATCGCAACAACGACAACCGTTACACCTACGGCCATGGTTTTTCGATGCTCTTCCTCTCGCAGGTGCTGGGCGAAGAGCAGGACGAAGAAGTCCGCGAAGAAATTGTGAACGCCTGCACGAAGTCAGTCCAGTTCAGCGTCCGCGCTCAAGCGCCGACTGGCGGCTGGGGTTACGTGAGCACACAGGATCAACCCGACTTCGACGAAGGCTCGACCACGATCACGCAGGTGCAAGGCCTGCGCGGCTGTCGCAATGCGGGCATCGTCGTGCCGGGTGAGTCGATCGACAAGGCCCGCGAATACATCTATCAATGCCGCAATGCCGACGGCGGCATTAGCTATTCGAGTCGTAACCGCGGCAGCAGCCGACCGGCAATCACGGCTGCGGCACTCGCTACGCTCTACAACGCCGGCGCGTACGACGACAAGCACGTGCCGCCGATGCTTGAATACTGCAAAAAGAACTTGCAGAACTTATCCGAAGGTCCGAACTCCTTTGGCCATTGGCACTACACCTATCTGTATTACTCGCAGGTGATTTATCGCCAAGGTGAAACCGAATGGGCGCCGTTTCGCGACAAACTTTATAACAAGATCGTCGGCGAACAAACGCCCGATGGCAGCTGGACCGGTAACATCGGCCCGATCTACGTCACCGCCTGCAACCTGATCATGTTGCAACTCGACAAAGCCTACCTGCCGATCTATCAGCGCTAGTCGTCGACCGCTCCGCGGTCGATGCATGGAAGTCACTCTTCGCGCGCCGCCGAAAGAGCAAGTAGAAGTAGGCCGGAACAAGCTGTACCCGGCGCAGTTCTGGCACGAACTGTAGAACGACTGCCCTTGCCCAAAGCCGGAATATCGCTGGCACTCATTCCTGGGCTCGTCGTTGTTCAAGCTCCATTCATCGACCGCGGAGCGTTCGACGACTATTCCGGCGGAATCGGCCTGCCGTGCGGATCGAGCGGTTGGCCGGCAAGTTCTTCGGCGAGACGCTTTTGCAGTTCGGCGCTAAGAAAATGTTCCATTCGTTCGGCCGGCGCGTGCAAGTGATCCGACGGCAGATCGAAGTGAGTGGCCAGATACGTTTCCCACAAGCGATGCGCT is drawn from Anatilimnocola floriformis and contains these coding sequences:
- a CDS encoding prenyltransferase/squalene oxidase repeat-containing protein yields the protein MPDGQMHSAADSFTRRQALLALAGAAGSTLLPAQRAQAAKRDPKWEAAIDRGLKWVAKNQSTQGHWTAGGYPTAMTALAGTALIGSGSTTTQGPYARNIRKAVDFLLSKLRDNGLIGDRNNDNRYTYGHGFSMLFLSQVLGEEQDEEVREEIVNACTKSVQFSVRAQAPTGGWGYVSTQDQPDFDEGSTTITQVQGLRGCRNAGIVVPGESIDKAREYIYQCRNADGGISYSSRNRGSSRPAITAAALATLYNAGAYDDKHVPPMLEYCKKNLQNLSEGPNSFGHWHYTYLYYSQVIYRQGETEWAPFRDKLYNKIVGEQTPDGSWTGNIGPIYVTACNLIMLQLDKAYLPIYQR